The following proteins are encoded in a genomic region of Alnus glutinosa chromosome 8, dhAlnGlut1.1, whole genome shotgun sequence:
- the LOC133876413 gene encoding uncharacterized protein LOC133876413, protein MEEAASKSAELPQQSMISSGLTIKIASCYNKAGKETLPPSGSNSDLASPNINNSMESSTYNSPSLVSPPSSAFVSALQSPYISPRAITPKTQETPPPLILPSPPVSYRGSQSDDIPSSSYTPPSDQYEFSDDPADAKLKFVTCDPVPPRISFSFPVPRISFAKGPVSPASNSKLRSCDVYIGFHGQNPNLVRFSKWLKSELELQGIACFVADRAKYSDSQSHEIADRVICSVTYGVVVVTNSSFLNHLSLEEIRFFAQKKNLIPLFFDTGPAQIMGLLNCNSIDKGCKEAIDGLIKSNEFKLEANEGNWRSCVSKAAGILRTKLGRQSVAEKDVLVGVEGFEELPFPRNRFFVGREKEVSEIESLLFGCGDFQEQDFSLQAIKGEASGQSEGLADEESDEVMTRGGGRYISLEMGKSKEPTLEAWVEPVLGRNSFKRPKYKKSKSLGSGVICINGVPGIGKTDLALEFAYRYSQRYKMVLWVGGEARYFRQNILNLSLNLGLDVSADVERDRGRIRSFEEQEFEAFKRVKRELFRDMPYLLIVDNLETEKEWWEGKDLHDLIPRNTGGSHVIITTRLSKVMNFDIMQLPPLPLSDAMALIRGKRKKDYPADELEFIGKFDEKLGRLSFGLWLIGSLLSELAISPSALFEAINQVPVNEGSPCSHMSITEEQYCKNNPFLMKVLQFCFAILQQTNVRRNLLASRMLLVGGWFAPAPISAGLLAAAAKNMPAIGNRFKKWTKCLALTFGCCSGCLAPQGWKSEEDSALILVKLGLVRRANRQQGCWIQFHPITQVFAKRKEGLQAAKAAVQSVRKTGNPLVNSDHLWASAFLVFGFKSEPPLVQLKAIDMALYIKRTALPLAIQAFTTFSRCNSALELLKVCTNVLEEVEKSFVSQIQDWCHRSLCWKKKLQGDQRVDEYVWQEVTLLKATLLETRAKLLLRGGHFDSGEDLCRTCISIRTVMLGHNHAHTLAAQETLAKLVRMRSKI, encoded by the coding sequence ATGGAAGAAGCAGCATCAAAATCTGCTGAACTACCTCAACAAAGCATGATATCCAGTGGCCTCACCATCAAGATAGCAAGCTGTTACAACAAAGCAGGTAAAGAGACTTTGCCTCCATCTGGCTCTAATTCAGATTTGGCATCTCCAAACATAAATAACTCAATGGAATCATCCACATACAACTCTCCCTCCCTTGTATCACCACCTTCATCCGCATTTGTTTCAGCCCTGCAGTCACCTTACATATCTCCAAGGGCCATAACCCCAAAAACCCAAGAAACCCCACCTCCCCTTATCCTTCCATCACCGCCGGTTTCATACAGGGGCTCGCAATCCGACGACATTCCAAGCAGTTCCTACACTCCCCCATCCGACCAATATGAGTTTTCCGACGACCCAGCTGACGCAAAGCTCAAATTTGTGACTTGTGACCCGGTTCCTCCGCGCATCTCCTTCTCTTTTCCAGTCCCTCGAATATCCTTTGCCAAAGGACCCGTCTCCCCTGCTTCCAATTCCAAGCTCAGGAGCTGTGATGTTTACATCGGCTTCCATGGCCAAAATCCCAACTTGGTGCGCTTCTCTAAGTGGCTTAAGTCGGAGCTTGAGCTTCAGGGTATTGCTTGCTTTGTTGCCGACAGAGCAAAGTACTCTGATAGTCAGAGCCACGAGATTGCTGACCGAGTTATCTGCTCCGTCACATACGGGGTTGTGGTTGTGACTAATTCTAGCTTTCTCAACCATCTCAGTTTGGAGGAGATTAGGTTCTTTGCTCAGAAGAAGAACCTGATCCCACTCTTCTTCGATACAGGGCCCGCCCAGATCATGGGCCTTCTGAACTGCAATTCGATTGATAAAGGATGTAAAGAGGCAATAGATGGACTTATCAAGTCCAATGAATTCAAGCTGGAAGCTAATGAGGGTAACTGGAGAAGCTGTGTATCTAAAGCTGCTGGTATTTTACGAACAAAGCTTGGCCGCCAGAGTGTGGCCGAGAAAGATGTACTAGTAGGAGTAGAAGGATTCGAGGAGCTACCCTTCCCAAGAAACAGATTTTTTGTTGGAAGGGAGAAGGAGGTTTCTGAGATTGAAAGTCTCTTATTTGGATGTGGGGATTTTCAGGAGCAAGATTTTTCTTTGCAGGCCATCAAAGGAGAAGCCAGTGGGCAATCCGAGGGCCTGGCTGATGAGGAAAGCGACGAGGTGATGACTAGAGGAGGAGGGAGATACATCAGTTTGGAGATGGGTAAgagcaaagaaccaactttagaGGCTTGGGTCGAACCGGTTTTAGGTAGGAACTCATTCAAGAGGCCCAAGTACAAGAAATCAAAGAGCTTGGGCAGCGGTGTGATTTGCATAAATGGGGTTCCCGGCATTGGGAAAACGGATCTTGCACTGGAATTTGCTTACCGGTATTCACAGAGGTATAAGATGGTTTTGTGGGTTGGTGGGGAAGCTCGATACTTTAGGCAAAACATactgaatctctctctcaatttggGATTGGATGTAAGTGCTGATGTTGAAAGGGATAGGGGGCGAATTCGGAGCTTTGAGGAACAAGAATTTGAAGCTTTCAAGAGAGTCAAAAGGGAGCTATTCCGGGACATGCCTTACCTACTAATTGTTGATAATCTTGAGACTGAGAAAGAATGGTGGGAAGGGAAGGATTTGCATGATTTGATCCCAAGGAACACTGGAGGGTCCCATGTGATTATTACAACCAGGCTATCCAAGGTGATGAATTTTGATATAATGCAGCTTCCTCCACTGCCCTTGTCTGATGCAATGGCTTTGATAAGagggaaaaggaagaaagaCTATCCAGCTGATGAGTTAGAATTTATTGGGAAATTTGATGAGAAGCTGGGAAGGTTGAGCTTTGGTTTGTGGTTGATTGGATCACTACTGTCTGAGCTTGCAATTAGTCCCTCTGCTCTCTTTGAAGCTATAAACCAGGTGCCAGTCAATGAAGGTTCTCCCTGCTCTCATATGAGCATCACTGAAGAACAGTATTGTAAGAACAATCCTTTCCTCATGAAGGTCCTCCAATTTTGCTTCGCAATCTTACAGCAAACTAATGTCAGAAGGAACCTTCTTGCCTCAAGAATGCTTCTAGTTGGTGGTTGGTTTGCGCCAGCACCCATTTCAGCGGGTTTGCTAGCTGCCGCAGCAAAGAATATGCCTGCCATAGGAAACCGATTCAAGAAGTGGACCAAATGCCTGGCTCTCACATTTGGTTGCTGCTCTGGTTGTTTAGCACCACAAGGTTGGAAGAGTGAAGAAGATTCAGCACTCATTCTGGTAAAACTGGGGCTAGTACGAAGGGCCAACAGACAGCAAGGATGTTGGATCCAGTTCCATCCCATAACGCAGGTAtttgcaaaaagaaaagaaggcttACAAGCTGCCAAGGCCGCTGTCCAAAGCGTGAGAAAAACAGGTAATCCATTGGTAAACTCGGACCATCTATGGGCATCCGCCTTCCTTGTCTTTGGATTCAAATCCGAACCCCCACTTGTCCAATTGAAGGCAATTGATATGGCTTTATACATAAAAAGAACGGCTCTCCCTCTTGCAATTCAAGCCTTCACAACCTTCTCAAGGTGCAACTCGGCATTGGAGCTATTAAAGGTGTGCACCAATGTACTTGAAGAAGTAGAGAAATCATTTGTCTCTCAAATACAAGATTGGTGTCATAGGTCGCTCTGTTGGAAGAAAAAGTTGCAAGGCGATCAAAGGGTGGATGAGTATGTGTGGCAGGAAGTGACATTGTTGAAGGCTACATTACTTGAGACCAGAGCAAAGTTGCTTTTGAGAGGTGGACATTTTGACAGTGGTGAAGACCTATGCAGAACATGTATTAGTATCAGAACAGTGATGCTCGGACACAACCATGCCCATACCTTGGCTGCTCAAGAGACATTGGCCAAGTTAGTCAGGATGAGGAGCAAGATATGA
- the LOC133874585 gene encoding uncharacterized protein LOC133874585: protein MDGNQESQIEGWEAEDVECSRSRVLGPTMGNGRLCIKLKIPKAESVAADEQEHVRPPGAAIGKDLPRICNICDKAFSSGKALGGHMRMHVQARNKDLLQKNQKQLAAAAAAADDLSTTIPPKANNATVSILGEPTCYVCGKNFPTMKALFGHMRSHPGRPWRGILPPPTEKNNDSSSSSTLSDDKIDSATGAAVVVDLPNSLLGWKVTGQRGRRSIASSTSASGSGLSPPGIEEGMQEVVCEVLLRLAKGNPRKRLYGDSEPAEATDTRNLLSKKKLRIVEAEADAGSSREDLSKKNIKDDNGKGKAVLETADPLYMKRNNADIEDLDRQKSNNSTELVSDNEILGKTMSKKMRKKRKIKFVDLEALKDGGVQSKKQTIPVTPNRYICCVCNKSFPSHQALGGHKSSHNKLKYIQTTVNESVSADDSAAEDCGGHYAEPTTQVDEATAGTHQCKICDKTFPTGQALGGHKRCHWTAGPVELQSSTQATSPGEAKAQSSTQETSPEEAKAQSSQVTSPGEASQTGRRILDFDLNELPAIELEEAGIAESVICMYD, encoded by the coding sequence ATGGATGGAAATCAGGAGAGTCAGATTGAGGGTTGGGAGGCGGAGGACGTGGAGTGCTCGAGGTCAAGGGTTTTGGGTCCGACCATGGGGAACGGGAGGCTTTGCATCAAGCTCAAGATTCCCAAGGCTGAGTCTGTTGCTGCTGATGAACAAGAACATGTACGCCCTCCCGGCGCCGCAATCGGAAAAGACTTACCTCGCATCTGCAACATATGCGATAAAGCCTTTTCCTCTGGAAAAGCCCTCGGCGGTCATATGAGAATGCATGTCCAAGCCAGAAACAAGGACCTCCTTCAGAAGAATCAGAAGCAActcgccgccgccgccgccgccgctgATGATCTTTCCACTACTATTCCACCCAAAGCCAATAATGCAACCGTTTCGATCCTGGGCGAACCCACTTGCTACGTTTGCGGAAAGAATTTCCCGACCATGAAGGCGTTGTTTGGCCACATGCGATCCCATCCTGGAAGGCCATGGAGAGGAATCCTGCCCCCTCCAACCGAGAAAAACAATGACAGCTCATCGTCTTCGACACTATCGGATGACAAGATCGATTCTGCTACGGGGGCCGCCGTCGTGGTTGATTTGCCAAACTCTCTATTGGGCTGGAAGGTCACTGGTCAGAGAGGCCGGAGAAGCATCGCCTCGTCCACCAGCGCTTCGGGTTCTGGTCTTTCCCCCCCGGGTATAGAGGAGGGGATGCAAGAAGTTGTCTGTGAAGTACTCCTGAGGCTGGCTAAGGGGAATCCAAGGAAAAGATTATATGGCGACTCTGAGCCTGCAGAGGCCACTGACACAAGGAATCTACTGTCGAAGAAGAAGCTAAGGATTGTTGAAGCTGAAGCTGATGCTGGAAGCAGCCGTGAAGATCTATCCAAAAAGAATATTAAGGACGACAATGGGAAAGGAAAGGCGGTGCTAGAAACTGCTGATCCACTGTATATGAAGCGGAATAATGCGGATATTGAAGACTTAGATAGACAAAAGTCTAATAACAGTACTGAGCTGGTTTCAGACAATGAAATATTGGGGAAGACGATGAGCAAGaagatgaggaagaagagaaagatcAAATTTGTAGACTTGGAAGCACTGAAAGATGGTGGTGTTCAGAGTAAGAAGCAGACTATTCCTGTGACACCCAATAGGTACATATGCTGTGTTTGCAATAAATCATTCCCATCTCACCAAGCTCTGGGGGGTCACAAATCCAGCCACAACAAATTGAAGTACATCCAGACGACAGTGAATGAATCAGTATCAGCGGACGACTCAGCTGCCGAGGATTGTGGTGGACATTATGCCGAACCCACTACCCAAGTGGATGAAGCTACAGCGGGCACGCACCAATGCAAGATTTGCGACAAGACCTTCCCAACGGGTCAGGCACTTGGGGGTCACAAGAGATGCCACTGGACGGCCGGCCCTGTGGAATTGCAATCCAGTACTCAAGCAACATCTCCTGGAGAAGCCAAAGCTCAATCCAGTACTCAAGAAACATCGCCTGAAGAAGCCAAAGCTCAATCCAGTCAAGTAACGTCTCCTGGAGAAGCCAGTCAGACTGGTCGAAGAATTTTGGATTTTGATCTCAATGAGCTTCCGGCTATTGAGCTTGAGGAAGCAGGTATCGCTGAGTCTGTCATCTGTATGTATGACTGA
- the LOC133876553 gene encoding high mobility group B protein 10, translating to MSTHYHHLSEDPTTTTINHNPSAISAQQQQLRTGSGSANGQLPVSTKSSYPSATASYEEVSQSSDIFWEKLKDFHDSFGTKFMVPTIAKRIIDLHRLFVEVTSRGGVEKVIRDRKWKEVVVAFNFPSTITSASFVLRKNYLSLLYHFEQVYYFHKQVPSSPMPVPVSRNLVNGSATLEEGATRNELPGQATPILPLGCVVTGTIDGKFDNGYLVTVNLGTDQLKGVLYHIPQHVSKGSRRNRKRSRLALRDPSRPKSNRSGYNFFFAEHYARLKPSYYGQEKAISKNIGLLWSNLTEAEKQVYQEKGLRDKERYRTEMMEYKSSYDSTPH from the exons ATGTCGACCCACTATCACCATCTGTCCGAGgacccaacaacaacaacaattaatcaTAACCCTTCAGCTATTTCAGCTCAGCAACAACAGCTTCGCACTGGGAGTGGGAGCGCAAATGGGCAATTACCAGTCTCCACCAAAAGCTCTTATCCTTCAGCCACGGCGTCCTATGAGGAAGTCTCTCAAAGTTCGGACATTTTCTGGGAAAAGCTCAAGGATTTTCACGATTCCTTCGGAACCAAATTCAT GGTTCCTACTATAGCAAAAAGGATAATAGATCTACATCGCCTTTTTGTAGAAGTCACATCTCGAGGTGGCGTTGAAAAG GTTATTAGAGATCGTAAATGGAAAGAAGTAGTTGTGGCCTTCAATTTCCCCTCAACAATTACCAGTGCGTCATTTGTCTTACGCAAGAATTATCTATCATTGCTTTATCACTTTGAGCAGGTCTATTACTTCCACAAGCAAGTTCCTTCAAGCCCAATGCCTG TTCCTGTAAGCAGAAACCTTGTCAATGGGTCAGCCACACTAGAGGAAGGTGCCACTAGAAACGAATTGCCAGGTCAGG CTACTCCAATACTGCCGCTTGGCTGTGTGGTGACTGGAACAATTGATGGAAAATTTGATAATGGATATCTCGTTACTGTGAACCTGGGTACTGATCAGCTTAAAGGTGTCCTGTATCATATTCCTCAACATGTTTCTAAGGGTTCTCGCCGGAACCGAAAGAGATCCAGGTTGGCATTACGTGATCCATCTCGGCCCAAATCAAACAGAAGTGGTTACAATTTCTTCTTTGCTGAGCATTATGCCAGGCTAAAGCCTTCGTACTATGGGCAAGAGAAAGCCATCAGCAAAAATATTGGGCTCCTTTGGAGCAATCTCACAGAAGCTGAAAAACAG GTTTATCAGGAGAAAGGGTTGAGAGACAAGGAGAGATACAGGACTGAAATGATGGAGTATAAATCTTCCTATGATTCAACACCTCATTAG
- the LOC133875228 gene encoding WPP domain-interacting protein 2, whose translation MDLDLESECSVLESEEDNEVTQERMAREDDNEIKNNGSCRVEIDKLVSPESSNANALRVDTKREDVESEQPADSPPFDANSPGGGSPSRTKGYGLKKWRRIRREFVKDVSASIDTSKILKRGLSGSTNPTKAQHHFPLEMNQNSEGSIGSANVSTVGVADRFVIHGSSSDSRFAFGSALAAGTDSENSEDRSSKSSTAASAPKVRHDLLAVSGHVREKSRTKNSGGKSLGNSAQKGQQGKGRTEGSKKPRGERVKIEKENSHSSMESDSRSSNFVFMQGDFTATSNGKQTERSMKYDRENSDEALASERFSEEVQIGYSKDNVGEIEDLLQDDLAADLSWQVKEEKSENHRPSIDRDPMVESIFSLQSLQEALQKEVQKLKEVGKELPSSHDSSTNGNSTPADFTPTDPENYIPGSSDKLGSEKIRQTTLTSLETQVLNLKKNVKFLESKLKETGAMVEVKDFRIVELEAIINSSKSPKEESGSTIGLQEEKCREMETELEGLFKQKIEAEVEFLAIRRTIQNMKVAAGDQLTLLEERNALVLNKLGEAESKATVLKKEAEEEKYCGDMIGTEEVLKMQRRVCKITSCFFIQFIFLVMVFWLFVLQLSPRSGMVVPT comes from the exons atggatttggatttggagaGTGAGTGTTCGGTTCTTGAATCCGAGGAAGATAATGAAGTAACCCAAGAAAGAATGGCCCGTGAGGATGAcaatgagataaagaataatgGGTCTTGTCGCGTTGAGATTGATAAGTTGGTTTCTCCTGAAAGTTCTAATGCCAATGCGTTGCGGGTTGATACGAAAAGAGAGGATGTTGAAAGTGAACAGCCTGCAGATTCGCCTCCGTTTGATGCCAATTCTCCTGGTGGGGGCTCACCCTCGAGGACAAAAGGATATGGATTGAAGAAGTGGAGGAGAATTAGGAGAGAGTTTGTTAAGGATGTGAGTGCAAGTATAGACACTAGTAAGATTCTGAAGCGGGGTCTGTCTGGTTCCACAAATCCAACTAAAGCTCAGCATCATTTTCCCCTTGAAATGAATCAAAATAGTGAGGGTTCCATAGGATCTGCAAATGTGTCAACTGTGGGAGTAGCTGACAGGTTTGTAATCCATGGTTCTAGTTCAGATTCTAGGTTTGCATTTGGGtctgctttggctgcaggtacagATTCTGAGAACAGCGAGGACCGGAGTAGCAAGTCTTCCACAGCAGCTAGTGCTCCAAAGGTGAGGCATGATCTGCTTGCAGTGTCGGGGCATGTACGAGAGAAGAGCAGGACTAAGAATAGTGGTGGCAAGAGTTTGGGTAATTCAGCTCAAAAGGGTCAGCAGGGAAAGGGACGGACTGAAGGCAGTAAGAAGCCTAGAGGAGAAAGGGTCAAAATCGAGAAGGAGAACTCTCATTCCAGCATGGAATCTGACTCAAGAAGCTCCAATTTTGTCTTTATGCAGGGTGATTTTACTGCAACTAGTAATGGAAAGCAAACCGAAAGGTCAATGAAGTATGACAGGGAGAATAGTGATGAAGCTCTTGCGAGTGAACGGTTTAGTGAAGAAGTTCAAATTGGTTACAGCAAAGACAATGTGGGAGAGATCGAAGATCTTTTACAAGATGATTTAGCTGCAGACTTGTCTTGGCAAGTTAAGGAAGAGAAAAGTGAGAACCATCGGCCTTCAATAGATCGGGATCCAATGGTTGAGTCTATCTTTAGCCTCCAGTCTCTGCAAGAAGCACTGCAAAAAG AAGTTCAAAAACTTAAGGAGGTCGGAAAGGAGCTTCCATCATCGCATGACAGCTCAACCAACGGTAATAGTACACCAGCAGATTTCACTCCTACCGACCCGGAGAACTACATACCAGGGTCGTCTGACAAGCTGGGCTCTGAAAAGATTAGACAAACTACTTTGACTTCCTTGGAAACCCAAGTATTAAACTTGAAAAAGAATgtaaaatttttggaaagtaaATTGAAGGAGACGGGGGCTATGGTTGAGGTGAAGGACTTCAGGATCGTGGAACTCGAAGCCATTATAAACAGTAGCAAGTCACCAAAGGAAGAATCGGGTAGCACTATAGGCTTACAGGAGGAAAAATGTAGAGAGATGGAGACTGAGCTTGAGGGTCTCTTCAAGCAAAAGATTGAAGCTGAGGTTGAGTTCTTGGCAATAAGAAGGACGATACAGAACATGAAGGTTGCTGCGGGTGATCAATTGACGCTCTTAGAAGAGCGAAATGCTCTGGTTCTGAACAAACTTGGAGAAGCAGAAAGCAAGGCCACGGTGCTTAAAAAAGAAGCAGAGGAAGAAAAGTATTGTGGAGATATGATAGGGACTGAAGAGGTTCTGAAGATGCAGAGGAGGGTGTGTAAGATTACATCCTGTTTTTTCATACAATTTATATTCCTTGTTATGGTGTTTTGGCTTTTTGTCTTGCAGTTATCGCCCCGTTCTGGGATGGTTGTACCCACATAA